The DNA sequence CCCACAGTAGGGTTTAATGGAGGAGCATTCAACATAAGAATAACCAATGTTGAATACTCCCACGCTCACTAATACCGAACTTATCGACCTCTGGCTGCATGGTAAAAGTAAGAATACCGTTGACGGCTACCGTCGCTATGCCGAGCGGTTTTTTTCTCATGTCAACAAGCCCGCTTCTGATTGCACCCTCATGGATATTCAACTGTGGGTGATGACACTAAGTAGTTCTGATAATTCCAAGCGGGTAGCAGTGGGAGCAATAAAGAGTCTATTTTCCTTTGCTAAACAGTTGGGGGTGATATCGGCGAACTTGGGTGTTTTAGTTAAGTCACCCAAGGCAAAGAACCGATTGGCAGAGCGAATTCTCACTCAAGAGGAAGTACGATTACTGATAAATTCCACGACAAATGGACGCGATCGCACTCTGGTTCGTTTACTTTATTTTGCGGGTTTACGGGTAAGTGAATTATGTAGCCTCAAGTGGCGTGACCTCAAAGCCCGTGGTGATGGTGGACAAATCACGGTATTCGGTAAGGGTGATAAAACGAGAACCGTGCTGGTGGGTGCTGGTATTTGGCGGGAGATTAACTCTTTAAAGGGTTACGCCAAACACGATGACCCAGTGTTTGTTTCCGCCAAGGGTGGTCATCTGTGTAGGTCAATGGTATTTCATATTGTGAAAAATGCTGCAAACCGCGCTCTTATTGAGGGGAATGTATCACCCCACTGGCTCAGACATAGCCACGCTAGTCACAGCTTAGACAGAGGAGCGCCGATACACTTGTTACAAAAAACATTGGGGCATAGTTCGGTAGCGATTACGGAAATGTATCTTCATGCCAGACCGACTGATAGTAGTGGGTTGTATTTGCCCGATGATGATGAGTGATGGGGTGATTAGTTCTGGAGGAAAATATGAAAGTTTCATTTGAAAAAACTTACCCAAATATTACTCGTTGGGTAGATGAGCATGAAGGCTGGATTGAAATTGGTTATGACGTAGATAGTCCTCTCAATTCTTTTGTACGCGCACTCGATTGTGGTGGAATGTTTTGGGAGGGAAAAGAAAGTTATGAAAGTTTGGATGCAGCACTGCAAGATTTAAATGCGGGGCTAGAAGCTGTATTAAAAGATATTTATGGCTAGTAGCGATGCCTGCGGCGGGCGGAGCCATCGCCTATATGAATGAATTTGGTTAAGCTTTCGTACTGCTAGAAAGCATTACAATTGGTCAAGCTTTAGTTTAATTAGACTGATGACGTTTACCCATTCTCTATATCCAGATAATTGGTCAGAAATTGCCACTTCAGTTAAACAACAAGCCCAGTGGCGTTGTCAAAAATGCGGGTTACAGTGCATCGCCCCTGGTGAAAAAACATCACATCTAACACGCTCAAAACGCAGAGTGTACACCCTACAGGTACATCATTGGGACAGAAATCCGGCAAATAACCACAGAGGCAACCTTATAGCTCTTTGCAGTGGTTGTCACCTTCATTACCATCAAGGTGGTAAATCAAATGTAACACCTGGGCAGTTATCTTTGTGGTAGGTAAGTATGGATGATGATACTCAAGAACTAATCGCTATCCAAGAAGAACTAGAGCGACTGGGCGATCGCTTAAGAAAGATTTTTCCGTCAACTCATCCCCAATTTGATGACGTTTTTGAAGACGTTGGCGCGGCTGGATATTATCTTCGTGAAGCTGGTTATCGTCTGGAATCAGTTCTTAAAACCGTACAAGGTGATAGCGCAGCCTCTTCGAGTCATCGAGCGTCTGAAGAAACTGAAATTGAGTAAAATTTCCTATCCTCAGACAAGCCAGCGCTCAAAGACTAAGGGATATCCGCAGACGGGAGCAACTACGAGTAAGTTTTGAGCGACACCGATAGCGTAGCGTTAGCGACGCAGGAGCGTCACAGCCCGCCGCAGGCATCGCTCCACCATTTTTCTTAAAGGATAATAGAGCGATCTCTCTTAAACCAAAAACCCAGTTACGATGACTGGGCTTTTGATGGGGTTATATTCCCCAAGGGCTATTAATAGAAGTTATTTATAAGTCGCTGTTCTAATAAGGACTACACCGCCTAGATAGCGAATTCCAGAAAACTAGAACCTTTTCATAGACGCGCAACGCTCCTTCACCTATCACCAAGGAGCAATTTACAAGCGAACGCAAGTAGTGTGTGTCTGCACCAGAGGAAAGTTAGCGTAAGCGCAGCCCCCCGCAGGTATCGCCTTATTCTTTTAACTAGTAATGCTGCTGTAGCAAGGGGTAGAGTGCTGCTGCAATTATCTCGAATTGTTCACCATCTGGATAGGGACAAGCAATTTCTTCTCCATCTTCATTGCTCCAAGATTTAGAATTGTAATCAAAAGTTAATATCGCTCTTCGCCACCATGCAGATAGGGAGAGCCGATTGTTTCCATAACCAACTGTGAAATCTATTTTTTTAATTAGGATTTTCATATTATTGCAGGATTTAGACTGTGGAGCTTGCTGCCGTGGGCATCGCACTAATCATTAACCAAAAAGTGGTTATCTGATTTACAAAAAATTAGCTCACATCCAAACTCAACAACATACACCTTTGTTAATTCAAACTTTTCTGACCTTTCAGTAAATAAACAAGTAACTGTTTTTTCTTCTTCTCTGCCAGAATTACAATATTTAAATGTTCCTGTAATAACTCTAGATTTTGTGGGCTTGTCTTCATCCATCATATTTCTCCATTTCTTAGAGGAAATTGTAGGGCGATCGCTTTACAACTTTATTCAGTGTTGGATATGTCGGGCTTATTGTCAAAAGCAGTTATGTAGCTTGCGTTAATACTGTTTAAAGTAAGCGATTGCTCTCCTCACTATACGGTTCACACTTGACAATATCTAAGGGTGCGATCGCTCACTGTACTGTGAAAAGTTCAATTCTAAAAGCCTTGCTGGGACTAAGTTTTAGATGATTAATTTCCTTTTTCCTGGTTTATATCGATTAATTAAACTTGGTACTATAGTTTTGAAAAATAACTTGTGATTAAAGGGGAATATGAATGGCGATTGCTATTCGACAAGCTCGTGACGACGAACTTGAAGCGCTGATTCCGATACTACTGTTGGCAGAACAATCGGAGCGTGCGCTGCGATGGGGACTTGCTAACCTCGTCGATGTTGTATATCGCATGGACGACAGCGAACACTTGGTTGGTGCAGCAACCATGAAATGGCGCAGCGACCCCTGCGAAATTATGGAACTTGGTATAGCCCCTGAGTTTCAAAGGCAAGGTTTAGGTAAAGAGTTCGTTGCTTGGTTGATTCAAGAGGCGAGGCAACGCGGCAAGAGACAGATACTCGTCGGCACGTCTAATTCAAGTATCGCCAACATTGCTTTTTATCAAAAGTGCGGATTTCGGATGGATCATGTGCGCCAGGACTACTTTTGGTATTTACCTGAGCCAAGCTACGAAAACAGCATTCAGATTCAGGACTTGCTCGTATTTCGTTTCGATTTGGTGCCATCCTCAACTAGGAAAAACAAACTGAAAGAGGAAAAGCAAATTAGGTATGAAAACTAAGGGTAGAATTAGTTCTTCGGGATGAAGAGGGAGAATGGCAGCAATAATGGTTCCCACTTAAATCTGCCTGCTCACCGAAAAATTTACAGTTAATTGAGATAGTAGCCTAGATATAGATATGGTTACTTTAAGCTTGAGTGACTAGTGTTATCCTCGATACATGAAAAGTTTCATCTGTTATGTTACTCTGCTCTTATTTGGCGCTAGCTTACTAGCTAACAGTCGCAGTACTGCCAATGAATCATCTATTACTAGCAATAGTCTCGTTGTTGCAGAAACTACGAGTAGTGAAGAATTCATCGCTAGGGGTACAGAACCCTTTTGGAGTGTTACTGTGAGCAAGAAGGCAATTGTCTACTCTTCGCCAGACACAAAACAGCAAACCTTCTCCTATGTTGCACCTCTAAAAGCAGAGGCGCGTCCCGCAGACTTGGTGCGAGTTTACCGACTTCAAGGCAAAGGCAACAATATCTTAATCATCAAAAAAGTCGATGCCTGTAGCGATGGTATGTCAGATAAAGAGTATCCATACTCGGCAATTTTTATCCTGGGGAATAAGGTTTTAGAAGGTTGTGCTGAGAAAAAATGATGCCCCATCTGCAAATTTAGCCTTTACCGCCAAGGCATTCACGCAGCGTTCGCCCGTCCCCAGAATTGTGCAGTAGACAAACGTATACTACAACTGTATTATTGATATAAGTCCCAATTACAAATACTACAAACC is a window from the Nostoc sp. ATCC 53789 genome containing:
- a CDS encoding tyrosine-type recombinase/integrase, coding for MLNTPTLTNTELIDLWLHGKSKNTVDGYRRYAERFFSHVNKPASDCTLMDIQLWVMTLSSSDNSKRVAVGAIKSLFSFAKQLGVISANLGVLVKSPKAKNRLAERILTQEEVRLLINSTTNGRDRTLVRLLYFAGLRVSELCSLKWRDLKARGDGGQITVFGKGDKTRTVLVGAGIWREINSLKGYAKHDDPVFVSAKGGHLCRSMVFHIVKNAANRALIEGNVSPHWLRHSHASHSLDRGAPIHLLQKTLGHSSVAITEMYLHARPTDSSGLYLPDDDE
- a CDS encoding HNH endonuclease; amino-acid sequence: MTFTHSLYPDNWSEIATSVKQQAQWRCQKCGLQCIAPGEKTSHLTRSKRRVYTLQVHHWDRNPANNHRGNLIALCSGCHLHYHQGGKSNVTPGQLSLW
- a CDS encoding GNAT family N-acetyltransferase; the encoded protein is MAIAIRQARDDELEALIPILLLAEQSERALRWGLANLVDVVYRMDDSEHLVGAATMKWRSDPCEIMELGIAPEFQRQGLGKEFVAWLIQEARQRGKRQILVGTSNSSIANIAFYQKCGFRMDHVRQDYFWYLPEPSYENSIQIQDLLVFRFDLVPSSTRKNKLKEEKQIRYEN